Below is a window of Virgibacillus sp. NKC19-3 DNA.
GATTTGATTCATCCAGACGACCTATTTTCCTTAATCGAGCAATACAGGGTAAAACTTACATTTGAAGAAATTATTCCTATTTCTGCCCTGCAAGGAAATAATGTAGGACATCTACTTGATGTGTTGAAGACACATTTGCCAGAAGGTCCGAAGTACTATCCGGAAGATCAAGTGACCGATCATCCAGAGCGTTTTATTATCAGCGAGTTAATAAGGGAAAAGGTTCTAGCGTTAACAAAAGAAGAAATACCGCATTCCGTAACCGTGGTTATCGAGAATATGGAAACAAGGGAATCAAATGCTATATTTATTCAAGCTACCATAATAACCGAGAGAAAAACACAAAAGGGAATACTAATTGGTAGGCAGGGAAGCATGCTGAAAAATATTGGGAAAAGTGCCCGAAAAGATATTGAAGCTCTACTTGGCACAAAAGTTTATGTAGAACTATGGGTGAAAGTAAAGGAAAATTGGAGAAACAGGCAAAGTCAACTTACACAATACGGTTATCGTGATGACGAATATTAAACATGGTAAATTTTTATACTAATTGTTTCTGCAGCTGTGGAAATTCTAAGTAGTGAGTTACATTTTCAAACATGTTAAAAGAAAGGTGGGGTTTCTTGTGATCGATATTACTTGGAAGCTGTTCAGTCAAACGGGAAACATTGAAACCTATTTATTAATGAAAGAGTTGGAAAATGATTCAAAGTCACATGAGGTCACACAGACTGCAAATGTGGATAGTAGACCACTAAATACAAACGTATAAGTAATAAGCACTGTCGCTTTAATGGACGCGGACCCGATTAACTTTAGAATGTTGATTAATCGGAGAAGATTAGAGGTGTGAGGCGTGCTCGAAAAAATGGATGGAATTATTATTAAGACACAAGATTATGGTGAAACACATAAAATTATAACCATTTTTAGTAAAAAGCTTGGGAAGTTCTCTGCTATTGCCAGAGGAGCAAAAAAACCGAAAAGCAGAATGGCTGCAGTCACGCAGCCATTCATATATGCTCAATTTTTTGTTTATGTCAATAGTGGACTGAGTACAATTCAACAAGGAGAAGTGATATATTCATTCAGATCCATTCGTGAAGATATTATAAAAACTGCCTATACAGCTTATATTACAGAATTGACAGATAAACTTACCGATTTTCAAACGCCGGATATTTATATATATGATCAATTATATCAAACGATGAATTGGATTTCCGAAAATGAGGATGTAGATATCCCGATCATGATGTATGAGTTAAAACTGTTTAAAAAGGGTGGATTTGCACCAATCGTTGATAGATGTGTTCATTGTGGAAATAAAGATACGATTGCAGCCTTTTCTATTGCAGAAGGGGGATTGTTATGCAATCGCTGCAGGCATTTGGATCAAGAAGCGATTTCCATACCTTCATCAGTAGCTAAACTCCTGTATATGTTTTCAAGCGTTGATCTTGAAAGAGTCGGTTCTATTTCTGTCAAAACAAAAAATAAACATTTACTAAGGCGAATTTTGGATGCTTATTATGATCAGTATGGGGGCTACTTTTTAAAATCACGTAACGTATTAAATCAATTGGAACTTTTTAGATATGAGAATTCTTATTGACATATATGAATAGATACAGTATTATTTATACATAAATTCAATAAAAATGATATGTATTGCTAAGAAGGAGAATAGTACTTATTTGACTATTGGTAGCGAGTCCAGATCAGTGTAAGCTGGATAATAGAAGAATAAGGAATGGCACTCTGGAGCAAATATAATAAGTGGCTCTAATTTTATGAGCAAATAGGGTGGAACCACGGCTAAAAACCCGTCCCTATGTCTATATTTAGACATAGGGACGGGTTTTTAATGATGTGTCTAAAGAAAGTAGGGAGGAATTGTGATGATGAGTATCCAAGAAATCATTTTAAAACTTCAGAAACACTGGTCTGAGCAGAATTGTATTATTATGCAAGCTTATGATGTAGAAAAAGGGGCAGGAACAATGTCACCAATGACATTACTGCGCAGTCTTGGGCCGGAACCATGGAATGCGGCATACGTAGAACCATCACGAAGACCAGCGGATGGTCGCTATGGAGAAAACCCGAATCGATTGTATCAGCATCATCAATTTCAAGTTGTTATGAAGCCATCTCCGGATAATATTCAAGATTTATACTTGGAGTCATTGGAACAGCTTGGGATTGATCCACTGCAACATGACATCCGCTTTGTGGAGGACAATTGGGAAAATCCAACCCTTGGTGCTGCTGGATTAGGCTGGGAAGTATGGCTAGATGGGATGGAAATTACACAATTCACATATTTCCAGCAAATTGGTGGACTAGAAGCGAGTCCCGTAACAGTAGAATTAACCTATGGTATTGAACGTCTGGCATCTTATATTCAAGATAAAGAAAATGTATTTGATTTAGAATGGACAAATGGGGTTACGATAGGAGATATATTTTTTCAACCGGAATACGAACATTCAACCTATACATTTGAAGAATCAAATACCGATATGTTGTTTCAGTTATTTTCCATGTATGAACAGGAAGCAAAAGTAACCATGGAAAAAGGGCTGGTTTTCCCGTCTTATGATTATGTACTAAAATGTTCGCATACATTTAATTTGCTTGATGCAAAAGGAGTTATATCTGTAACAGAGAGAACCGGTTATATTACAAGAATCAGGAAGTTAGCCAGAAGTATTGCAAAGACTTATGTTGCCGAAAGAAAACGGCTTGGATTTCCTATGTTAAAAAAGGAGGCGAAATAAATGGGGAAAGATGCCTTATTTGAAATTGGACTCGAAGAATTACCTGCACGATTTATCGATGATGCAGAAGATCAACTTGCTGAGCGGACAAAAAATTGGTTGGAAGAAGAACGAGTATCTTACGGAAGTATAACAACGTTTTCTACACCAAGAAGACTCGCCGTAAACATTCAAGACATGGCAGAAGAGCAAACAACGATAGAAGAGGAAGCAAAAGGACCAGCGCTAAACATAGCTAAAGATGAAGAAGGCAAGTGGTCAAAAGCAGCATTAGGCTTCACAAAAGGGCAAGGAAAAACAGTAGAGGATATCTATACAAAAGAGGTAAATGGAACCTCCTATATTTTTGTTAAAAAACATATCGAGGGAAAGAAAACCACGGATTTATTACCCGAGTTTAAAGCAATCATTACGTCCATCCAATTCGGAAAAAATATGCGTTGGGCTGAGGAAACGCTAAGATATGCTCGACCGATCCGTTGGCTTGTAGCTTTGTTCGGTGAAACTGTGATTCCTTTTGAAATTGCTCAAGTAAAAACAGGTAATAAAACATTCGGTCATCGGTTTTTAGGAGGAACAATCACACTCAAAAAGCCATCAGAATATCAATCCGCTTTGCGTAAAAATTTTGTTTTGGTTGATACCAATGAGCGTGAGCAGTTGATTTTAGACGGAATAAAGAGGCTGGAAGAAAAGGAAAACGTCCAAATTCCCGTTGACCAGGAACTACTGGATGAAGTACGTAATTTAGTGGAATATCCAACTGTATTTATTGGTTCATATGATCAAAAGTTCCTGCAGTTGCCTTCAGAAGTATTAATCACATCTATGAAAGAGCATCAACGTTATTTTCCTGTGAAGTCTAAGGATAATGATCTCCTTCCTTATTTCGTTGGTGTTAGAAATGGCGATGACCACGAGCTTGAGACTGTTATAAGGGGAAACGAAAAGGTACTTCGTGCACGGCTGTCGGATGCGCAGTTTTTCTATGAAGAGGATCAAAAACATTCCATTGATTCCTATTTAGAAAAACTAAAGCGTGTTGTTTTCCAGGAAAAGTTAGGAACGATCAGTGATAAAGTAAAGCGTGTGGTTCATCTTACCACCAAGCTGGCAGATTTATTGAATATTGATGAAAAGGCAAGAGATATAGCTGTAAGGGCTGCAGAAATAAGTAAGTTCGATTTAATGACAAATATGGTAAATGAATTTACCGGTTTACAGGGAGTAATCGGAGAAAAATACGCTCTTCATTATGGTGAGGATAAAAATGTATCGAAAGCAATAAGGGAGCATTATTTACCTAAGCAGGCAAATGGGGAGCTACCTGAGTCACTTGCAGGTTCGATTGTAAGTGTTGCTGACAAACTGGATACCATTGTAGGCTGTATTGCCGTAGGGTTAATACCAACAGGTTCAGCAGACCCGTATGGTTTGCGTAGACAGGCGACAGGGGTACTTCGTATCTTGAAAGACAATAAGTGGAATGTTTCATTCGAGCGTCTGTTAGACATCACCCAAAATCTATACCAACTTATGGATATTGACCAAGAGGATAGTGAAAAAGTGAAAGACAACCTGCATGAATTTTTCCAGCTTCGTACTGCGTATTTGCTCAACGAAGTACACATTGAACAAGACATTGTGCATGCAGTGCTAAATAGGGAAATTGGTGTTGTACATTATACATTTTCAAAAGCGAATGTCTTAACAGCAAAACGTAATGACGATCAGTTTAAGCATATTCAGGAAGCGTTGGTTCGTGTCTTAAAGTTATCAACCAACTCCAATCAATCAGACATATATCCGGCATTTTTTGAGACAACAACAGAGCGGACATTATTTGAAATGTATCAATCTGTATGCGGTAACTACCATGAAGCTAAGCAGGAAATGAAAGCAGATTGCGCTTTGGCCAAACTTGGGGAACTAGCTGATCCTATTCATCATTTCTTTGAATATAATATGGTAATGGCTGAAGATAAGCAGCTCCGGGAAAACCGTCTTGCCCTTATAAATAAGATTGCTTATTTAATAACCGACTATGCTGATTTGTCAGCTGTAGAGTGGAAACAACACTTTTAAAACACAGGCGCATATTTTCTTTTGCTCATAATTAGTATATAATACTTGGACATAGTATGTCATAGTGTTTTTTAGGTGGTGAGAAGGTGGAATTATCTAATAGGCAACAACAGATCATTGAAATTGTTAAAGATAATGGACCTATTACCGGTGAGAAAATTGCGGATCGTCTACACTTGAGACGAGCTACATTGCGTCCGGATTTGGCTATATTGACAATGGCTGGATTTTTGGAAGCTAGGCCCCGTGTCGGCTATTTTTATACTGGCAAAACTGGTTCTGAATTACTTACTGAAAAAATTAAAGAATATAGAGTTCATGAATTCCAACATGTACCAATTGTAGTGAAAGAACACACATCGGTATATGATGCTATTTCCACCATGTTCTTGGAGGATGTCGGCACATTATTTGTTGTCGATGATAGTGCCTGTATAATCGGTGTACTTTCCAGAAAGGATTTGCTGCGAGCTAGTATTGGCAACCAGGATTTAAACGCTATCCCTGTCCATATTATCATGACAAGGATGCCCAATATAACTGTCTGTAGAAAAGAAGATCTATTGATTAATGTTGCACAGAAATTAATTAATAATCAAATCGATGGA
It encodes the following:
- the era gene encoding GTPase Era — encoded protein: MEQIFKSGFIAIIGRPNVGKSTFMNKVIGQKIAIMSDKPQTTRNKIQGVLTQEDAQMVFIDTPGIHKPKHRLGDFMMRIAENTLNEVDAILFMIDAKEGYGKGDQYILDRLQQVKRPVYLIINKIDLIHPDDLFSLIEQYRVKLTFEEIIPISALQGNNVGHLLDVLKTHLPEGPKYYPEDQVTDHPERFIISELIREKVLALTKEEIPHSVTVVIENMETRESNAIFIQATIITERKTQKGILIGRQGSMLKNIGKSARKDIEALLGTKVYVELWVKVKENWRNRQSQLTQYGYRDDEY
- a CDS encoding YqzL family protein, translated to MIDITWKLFSQTGNIETYLLMKELENDSKSHEVTQTANVDSRPLNTNV
- the recO gene encoding DNA repair protein RecO encodes the protein MLEKMDGIIIKTQDYGETHKIITIFSKKLGKFSAIARGAKKPKSRMAAVTQPFIYAQFFVYVNSGLSTIQQGEVIYSFRSIREDIIKTAYTAYITELTDKLTDFQTPDIYIYDQLYQTMNWISENEDVDIPIMMYELKLFKKGGFAPIVDRCVHCGNKDTIAAFSIAEGGLLCNRCRHLDQEAISIPSSVAKLLYMFSSVDLERVGSISVKTKNKHLLRRILDAYYDQYGGYFLKSRNVLNQLELFRYENSY
- the glyQ gene encoding glycine--tRNA ligase subunit alpha codes for the protein MSIQEIILKLQKHWSEQNCIIMQAYDVEKGAGTMSPMTLLRSLGPEPWNAAYVEPSRRPADGRYGENPNRLYQHHQFQVVMKPSPDNIQDLYLESLEQLGIDPLQHDIRFVEDNWENPTLGAAGLGWEVWLDGMEITQFTYFQQIGGLEASPVTVELTYGIERLASYIQDKENVFDLEWTNGVTIGDIFFQPEYEHSTYTFEESNTDMLFQLFSMYEQEAKVTMEKGLVFPSYDYVLKCSHTFNLLDAKGVISVTERTGYITRIRKLARSIAKTYVAERKRLGFPMLKKEAK
- the glyS gene encoding glycine--tRNA ligase subunit beta produces the protein MGKDALFEIGLEELPARFIDDAEDQLAERTKNWLEEERVSYGSITTFSTPRRLAVNIQDMAEEQTTIEEEAKGPALNIAKDEEGKWSKAALGFTKGQGKTVEDIYTKEVNGTSYIFVKKHIEGKKTTDLLPEFKAIITSIQFGKNMRWAEETLRYARPIRWLVALFGETVIPFEIAQVKTGNKTFGHRFLGGTITLKKPSEYQSALRKNFVLVDTNEREQLILDGIKRLEEKENVQIPVDQELLDEVRNLVEYPTVFIGSYDQKFLQLPSEVLITSMKEHQRYFPVKSKDNDLLPYFVGVRNGDDHELETVIRGNEKVLRARLSDAQFFYEEDQKHSIDSYLEKLKRVVFQEKLGTISDKVKRVVHLTTKLADLLNIDEKARDIAVRAAEISKFDLMTNMVNEFTGLQGVIGEKYALHYGEDKNVSKAIREHYLPKQANGELPESLAGSIVSVADKLDTIVGCIAVGLIPTGSADPYGLRRQATGVLRILKDNKWNVSFERLLDITQNLYQLMDIDQEDSEKVKDNLHEFFQLRTAYLLNEVHIEQDIVHAVLNREIGVVHYTFSKANVLTAKRNDDQFKHIQEALVRVLKLSTNSNQSDIYPAFFETTTERTLFEMYQSVCGNYHEAKQEMKADCALAKLGELADPIHHFFEYNMVMAEDKQLRENRLALINKIAYLITDYADLSAVEWKQHF
- a CDS encoding helix-turn-helix transcriptional regulator → MELSNRQQQIIEIVKDNGPITGEKIADRLHLRRATLRPDLAILTMAGFLEARPRVGYFYTGKTGSELLTEKIKEYRVHEFQHVPIVVKEHTSVYDAISTMFLEDVGTLFVVDDSACIIGVLSRKDLLRASIGNQDLNAIPVHIIMTRMPNITVCRKEDLLINVAQKLINNQIDGVPVVKDAQAGLEVVGRITKTTITKVFVELIRQDDI